In one window of Photobacterium leiognathi DNA:
- a CDS encoding TatD family hydrolase yields the protein MLVDSHCHLDKLDYEKLHTGIDDVINKAKERGVEYFLSVGVTLAAFPKMMEMIAPYDNVFASCGIHPLDVESGYNYEQFKAFAQHEKVVAIGETGLDYHYQPETAELQQEIFRQQVRVAVELNKPLIIHTRMAREDTMRILREEGAEKCGGVLHCFTESLEMALDAIELGFYISISGIVTFNTASDLKNVVSQLPLDRLLVETDSPFLAPIPYRGKQNQPAYTREVAQYIALLKGVSVEEVEEATTNNFFTLFSLAQR from the coding sequence GTGTTAGTCGATTCACATTGTCATCTCGATAAACTCGATTATGAAAAGTTACACACAGGGATTGATGATGTAATTAATAAAGCGAAAGAAAGAGGCGTTGAATACTTTCTTTCTGTTGGGGTAACACTTGCAGCATTTCCAAAAATGATGGAGATGATCGCCCCTTACGATAACGTTTTTGCATCTTGCGGTATTCACCCATTAGATGTTGAGTCAGGCTATAACTACGAACAGTTCAAGGCATTTGCTCAACACGAAAAGGTTGTTGCGATTGGTGAAACAGGTTTGGATTACCATTACCAGCCTGAGACAGCTGAACTGCAGCAAGAGATTTTCCGCCAGCAAGTACGTGTAGCCGTTGAGCTTAATAAGCCTTTGATCATTCATACCCGTATGGCACGTGAAGATACTATGCGTATCTTACGTGAAGAGGGGGCTGAAAAATGTGGCGGTGTACTTCACTGTTTTACCGAATCATTAGAAATGGCGTTAGATGCGATTGAGCTAGGCTTCTACATTTCAATTTCAGGAATTGTGACATTTAATACAGCAAGTGATCTGAAAAATGTGGTGAGCCAATTACCTCTTGATCGTTTACTGGTTGAAACCGATTCACCATTCTTGGCTCCGATTCCATACCGTGGTAAGCAAAATCAACCTGCTTATACACGTGAAGTGGCGCAATACATTGCGTTATTGAAAGGTGTATCAGTTGAAGAAGTAGAAGAAGCTACTACCAATAACTTCTTTACGCTATTTTCATTAGCACAACGCTAA
- the holB gene encoding DNA polymerase III subunit delta': MLYPWQESLWQNWQQLLEQRRLHHAILLLAVKGSGRDVLARQLAKTVLCQNSETEPCGVCHSCKLFEASSHPDFHVIKPEQEGKQIGVDAVRQCNRWATETSQLNGQRVILIEHADAMGEAGANAILKTLEEPPQGCQFILTAQSLDSLLPTIVSRCNKWRLPIPAEVNVKQWVEHKLMQSIKQESIRLNSGAPLSTLSFVESGMDIRHGNLIKAFADFLQPPNLGIYDVTALCTADGIVTLKWLSYFLVDCIKYQQGVSDHFVHVESFASVQQVASSVPTALLIDQSRKINTLYRKLEQHTGLNIELLVVEWLTGFIQD; the protein is encoded by the coding sequence ATGTTGTACCCATGGCAAGAATCTTTATGGCAAAACTGGCAACAGTTACTGGAGCAACGTCGCTTACACCACGCTATTTTATTATTAGCCGTGAAGGGAAGTGGGCGTGATGTCTTAGCTCGACAACTTGCTAAAACGGTGCTTTGCCAAAACAGTGAAACAGAGCCTTGTGGCGTGTGCCATAGCTGTAAATTGTTTGAAGCTAGTAGCCACCCTGATTTTCATGTGATTAAACCAGAGCAAGAAGGCAAGCAAATCGGTGTTGATGCGGTACGTCAATGTAACCGCTGGGCAACGGAAACATCTCAGCTTAATGGTCAACGTGTGATTTTAATTGAACATGCCGATGCCATGGGTGAAGCGGGTGCGAATGCGATTCTAAAAACATTGGAAGAGCCACCGCAAGGTTGCCAGTTTATTCTAACCGCCCAAAGTTTAGATAGCCTATTACCAACCATTGTTAGCCGTTGTAACAAATGGCGTTTACCTATTCCTGCTGAAGTGAATGTAAAGCAATGGGTTGAACATAAGCTCATGCAATCTATTAAACAGGAGTCAATCCGCCTTAATAGTGGTGCGCCACTTTCCACATTATCGTTTGTTGAAAGTGGCATGGATATTCGTCATGGTAATTTGATCAAAGCGTTTGCTGATTTTCTTCAGCCGCCCAATTTAGGTATCTATGATGTGACGGCACTGTGTACGGCTGACGGTATCGTAACGCTAAAATGGCTGAGTTACTTCTTGGTTGATTGTATAAAGTATCAGCAAGGTGTGAGCGATCATTTTGTTCATGTTGAATCCTTTGCATCAGTGCAGCAGGTGGCATCAAGCGTACCTACAGCGCTATTAATTGATCAATCACGTAAGATTAATACCTTGTATCGCAAGCTTGAACAGCATACTGGGTTGAATATTGAATTGCTTGTTGTTGAGTGGTTAACTGGATTTATTCAAGATTAA
- a CDS encoding PTS transporter subunit EIIC translates to MKAFFSKLSQAVMLPIALLPAAGIMLGLGGSFTNQSMIDAYNIGILQDGTLLNSFLQVMTAAGGIVFANLPLMFALAIAIGFARAEKGAAALAATISYLVMNVAIAKTLSVAGMVDTTNNTVVLMGNHYAGVLADVLGIQNTLSMGVFGGLIAGGITVILHNKYHDVKLPEFLGFFGGARFVPIVSAFSALFYGIALVFVWPYIGAAFGSIGATLGEMTASGHGYIASFIFGIIERALIPVGLHHVFYLPLWQTEIGGTAEIAGQVYKGTQNIFFGSLANGDYSQFSSTNFMTGKFPFMMFGLPAAAYAMYTLADKENKKEVGGLLFSVALTAFLTGITEPIEFTFLFLSAPLYYFIHVPLAGLSFMIMDLLNVKVGMTFSGGFIDFALFGMLPGLTGTENHWYYIPLLGLIYGPVYFLLFRWFIVKFDIKTPGRKGSAVAVVRKKDYQEAKAGGADDSQVDEMIEALGGKDNIVDVDACITRLRITVKDGDLVKDNKYWTENLGAKGLVKVGGTGIQAIYGAQAAGFKAQINSKLGK, encoded by the coding sequence ATGAAAGCCTTCTTTAGTAAACTGTCGCAAGCTGTAATGCTGCCGATAGCACTACTACCAGCAGCCGGTATTATGCTTGGCCTAGGTGGTAGCTTCACCAACCAAAGTATGATCGACGCATACAACATTGGTATTTTGCAAGACGGAACACTTTTAAATAGTTTCTTACAGGTTATGACCGCAGCGGGCGGTATCGTTTTTGCAAACCTACCATTAATGTTCGCATTAGCGATTGCTATTGGTTTTGCGCGTGCTGAAAAAGGTGCAGCAGCACTAGCAGCAACAATTTCATACTTAGTAATGAACGTTGCAATTGCGAAAACGCTTTCTGTTGCTGGCATGGTAGATACCACTAACAACACTGTTGTGTTAATGGGTAACCATTACGCTGGCGTGTTAGCAGACGTACTAGGCATTCAAAATACGCTAAGTATGGGTGTGTTTGGCGGTCTGATCGCTGGTGGTATCACTGTTATTCTGCATAACAAATACCATGACGTTAAACTGCCTGAATTCCTAGGCTTCTTCGGTGGCGCGCGTTTCGTTCCTATCGTAAGTGCATTCTCTGCATTGTTCTACGGTATTGCGCTAGTATTCGTATGGCCTTACATCGGTGCTGCATTCGGTTCTATCGGTGCAACACTGGGTGAAATGACTGCATCTGGTCACGGTTACATTGCATCATTCATCTTCGGTATTATTGAGCGTGCGCTTATCCCTGTTGGTCTACACCACGTATTCTATCTTCCACTATGGCAGACAGAGATCGGTGGTACAGCTGAAATCGCTGGTCAAGTTTACAAAGGTACACAAAACATCTTCTTTGGCTCTCTAGCTAATGGTGATTACTCTCAGTTCTCTTCAACTAACTTCATGACAGGTAAATTCCCATTCATGATGTTCGGTCTACCAGCTGCTGCATACGCAATGTACACACTAGCTGATAAAGAGAATAAGAAAGAAGTAGGTGGTCTATTGTTCTCTGTTGCGCTAACAGCGTTCCTAACAGGTATTACAGAGCCAATCGAGTTCACATTCCTATTCCTATCTGCACCGCTTTACTACTTCATCCACGTGCCACTAGCAGGTCTATCATTCATGATCATGGACTTACTAAACGTGAAAGTAGGTATGACGTTCAGTGGTGGTTTCATTGACTTCGCACTATTCGGCATGCTTCCTGGCCTAACGGGTACTGAGAACCATTGGTACTACATCCCACTACTAGGTCTAATTTACGGTCCTGTGTACTTCTTGTTGTTCCGTTGGTTTATCGTGAAGTTCGATATCAAGACGCCTGGTCGTAAAGGTAGTGCTGTAGCGGTTGTTCGTAAGAAAGATTACCAAGAAGCAAAAGCGGGCGGTGCTGACGACAGTCAAGTTGATGAGATGATCGAAGCGCTAGGTGGTAAAGATAACATCGTTGACGTTGATGCATGTATTACACGTCTACGTATCACAGTTAAAGATGGTGACTTGGTTAAAGACAACAAGTACTGGACTGAAAACCTAGGTGCGAAAGGCTTAGTGAAAGTAGGTGGTACAGGTATCCAAGCTATCTACGGTGCACAAGCGGCTGGCTTTAAAGCACAAATTAACTCGAAACTAGGTAAGTAA
- the tmk gene encoding dTMP kinase, translating into MIGKFIVIEGLEGAGKSTAINQVMDTLAQHGINDPVSTREPGGTPLAEQMRALVKEGHPDEPLTDMAELLLLYAARIQLVDNVIKPALNQGKWVVGDRHDMSSQAYQGGGRGFDKALMENLRDTVLGDFRPDLTIYMNIDPELGLQRARGRGALDRIEQMNIDFFHRARARFLELSENQPNVIIIDASQTLEQVTTDLRSALNTWLEQQ; encoded by the coding sequence ATGATCGGTAAATTTATTGTCATCGAAGGCCTAGAAGGGGCTGGTAAAAGTACAGCAATTAATCAGGTGATGGATACATTAGCTCAGCATGGCATTAATGATCCTGTGTCAACTCGTGAGCCGGGTGGTACACCGCTAGCAGAGCAAATGCGTGCGTTAGTTAAAGAAGGGCATCCTGATGAGCCATTAACAGATATGGCAGAGTTACTACTTCTTTATGCGGCACGTATTCAGCTTGTTGATAATGTTATTAAGCCTGCGCTAAACCAAGGCAAATGGGTGGTAGGCGATCGTCATGATATGTCATCACAAGCGTATCAAGGTGGTGGCCGTGGTTTTGATAAAGCCTTGATGGAAAATCTACGTGATACGGTATTAGGTGATTTTCGTCCTGATCTGACTATCTATATGAATATTGATCCTGAGTTAGGTCTGCAACGAGCACGTGGTCGTGGTGCATTAGATCGCATTGAACAAATGAATATCGATTTCTTCCATCGTGCACGCGCGCGTTTTCTTGAGCTTTCTGAAAATCAACCTAACGTGATCATCATTGATGCAAGCCAAACCTTAGAACAAGTAACAACCGATCTGCGCTCTGCACTTAACACTTGGTTGGAGCAACAATAA
- a CDS encoding HDOD domain-containing protein encodes MSHLSFFWLKHSRDHQVKALESEFCNLVKQSAQQNKLTLPPIPNVLIKLHQLCNNDDTTIHDVADLLLDDPALTATIIRTSNTVLFNRRNVVCNDLLTAVSRLGLLRVRDIATAQTIAELRKSQTENIECNQLLNQSAIRSRLFAGTMALICQTLIKHSEKPLKLEPEKALLTGLLADIGVFSLIYEYLNYLKDGNYLDINIAKFIFKETCTQTSLVVLKEWGFDDDYLEIASNKRMAYSTQQDSPTYLDIARMAHHLLLFKNDDEAIDENDVELDLLGAEVMYELTNLPNEEFHQRVKNIARESGF; translated from the coding sequence ATGTCACATTTATCTTTTTTCTGGTTAAAGCATAGCCGTGATCATCAAGTAAAAGCGCTAGAATCTGAGTTTTGTAACTTGGTAAAACAATCTGCGCAACAAAATAAACTTACCCTTCCTCCGATCCCAAATGTTTTAATCAAGCTGCACCAACTTTGTAATAACGATGATACAACGATCCATGATGTTGCCGATTTACTGCTCGACGATCCTGCTTTAACTGCCACCATTATTCGTACCTCTAATACTGTTTTATTCAATCGTCGCAATGTTGTTTGTAATGATTTACTGACTGCCGTTTCTCGTTTAGGTTTACTCCGTGTCCGAGATATTGCAACCGCTCAAACCATTGCTGAATTACGAAAAAGCCAGACAGAAAATATAGAATGTAACCAGCTACTTAACCAAAGTGCGATACGCTCCCGTCTGTTTGCTGGCACCATGGCACTGATTTGCCAAACACTGATTAAGCACAGTGAAAAACCACTTAAGCTTGAACCTGAAAAAGCCCTACTCACTGGTTTATTAGCTGATATTGGTGTCTTTAGTTTGATTTATGAATATCTAAACTATTTAAAAGATGGTAATTACTTAGACATTAATATTGCCAAATTTATCTTCAAAGAAACCTGTACGCAGACAAGTTTGGTGGTACTTAAAGAGTGGGGATTTGATGATGACTATCTTGAAATCGCCTCGAACAAACGTATGGCGTACAGTACACAACAAGACTCACCGACTTATCTAGATATTGCCCGTATGGCTCACCATTTGTTGTTGTTCAAAAATGATGATGAAGCCATTGATGAAAATGACGTCGAGCTGGATTTACTCGGCGCTGAAGTCATGTACGAGCTAACTAATCTCCCTAATGAAGAATTCCACCAGCGAGTTAAAAACATCGCTCGTGAAAGCGGTTTTTAA
- a CDS encoding LON peptidase substrate-binding domain-containing protein, whose product MMKIPLLPHTDHLLPKGRAKLTIAQARHIRMVKEALSSNEGFLMAMIDSNREESEITEVPALTTRVQIIDFHRLEGDLLGITVEGIDILRIAKIHVDFDHLLIADCAPYFVWPPFPATSANQYLADKLKQLHATVPDLGELYAEPKYSDMTWVCQRWIEVLPIDVKYKQLLIHQENPKLAIRFLMKLLQDKNLIY is encoded by the coding sequence ATGATGAAAATCCCTCTTCTTCCCCATACCGATCACCTTTTACCCAAAGGACGAGCCAAGCTAACCATCGCTCAAGCCCGTCATATAAGGATGGTAAAGGAAGCCTTATCGTCCAATGAGGGCTTTTTGATGGCGATGATTGATAGCAATCGAGAAGAGAGTGAAATAACTGAAGTTCCTGCGCTGACAACCCGTGTTCAAATTATTGACTTTCATCGTTTAGAAGGGGATTTGCTGGGGATCACCGTTGAGGGCATTGATATTTTAAGGATCGCGAAGATCCATGTGGATTTTGACCATCTTCTTATCGCAGATTGCGCCCCTTATTTTGTTTGGCCGCCGTTCCCTGCTACTTCAGCAAATCAATACTTAGCAGATAAATTAAAGCAGTTACATGCTACCGTTCCTGATCTAGGAGAGCTTTACGCAGAGCCCAAATACAGTGACATGACATGGGTCTGTCAACGCTGGATTGAAGTCCTTCCTATTGATGTGAAATACAAACAATTATTGATCCATCAAGAAAACCCGAAACTGGCTATTCGCTTCCTCATGAAGTTGCTACAAGATAAAAATTTGATTTATTAA
- a CDS encoding lysine exporter LysO family protein: MFSGILLIFLPLIIGYLIPVHNKKHLDFINTQTSRLVLVILTLMGLSLAALDNLSQNLSQILIYTATFFIAISVCNLAALPFLDRLWPTATVDGHHHLPMSKMMMESIKLVFVVAAGLIVGLVLDIDLSWVDQASEAILLLLLFFIGIQLRNSGMTLKQIVLNKKGIIIAAVIIVTSFTGGIIAALILDIPITHGLAMASGFGWYSLAGILIGDGLGSVFGGAAFLNELLREMLALMLIPLLIHRYPNTAIGYAGATAMDFTLPVIQNTGGVRCVPIAIVSGFILSLLVPVFILFFLSL; the protein is encoded by the coding sequence ATGTTTTCAGGGATCTTATTGATTTTTTTGCCACTTATTATTGGCTACCTCATTCCTGTCCATAATAAAAAGCACCTCGACTTTATTAATACTCAAACAAGTCGACTGGTTCTAGTTATTCTAACGCTTATGGGATTAAGTCTTGCGGCACTTGATAATCTTAGTCAAAACCTGAGCCAAATATTGATTTATACCGCTACGTTCTTTATTGCAATTAGCGTGTGTAACTTAGCAGCATTACCCTTTTTAGACCGCTTATGGCCTACCGCAACCGTTGATGGTCATCACCATCTACCCATGAGCAAAATGATGATGGAATCGATTAAGTTAGTCTTTGTTGTTGCGGCAGGATTAATTGTCGGCTTAGTGCTTGATATTGATTTAAGTTGGGTTGATCAAGCCAGTGAAGCGATTTTACTTCTTTTGCTTTTCTTTATAGGGATCCAGCTGCGTAACAGCGGCATGACACTCAAACAAATCGTACTAAACAAAAAAGGCATCATTATTGCGGCAGTGATCATTGTGACTTCGTTTACTGGCGGGATCATTGCTGCGCTGATCCTTGATATTCCAATTACTCATGGTTTAGCCATGGCATCAGGATTTGGTTGGTATTCACTGGCAGGTATTTTGATTGGTGATGGTTTAGGAAGTGTATTTGGTGGTGCCGCTTTTCTTAATGAACTGCTACGTGAAATGCTTGCACTTATGCTGATCCCACTGCTTATTCATCGCTACCCTAATACAGCAATTGGCTATGCAGGGGCAACGGCAATGGACTTTACTCTGCCTGTGATCCAAAACACGGGCGGTGTTCGTTGTGTGCCAATTGCGATTGTCAGTGGTTTTATTCTTAGCTTGCTCGTGCCTGTATTTATTCTGTTTTTCTTATCTCTCTGA
- a CDS encoding PTS transporter subunit EIIC, whose translation MSNGNKVAAEGILKGIGGASNIKFLSCCATRLRFELNDSSIVDKAALDAIPEVMGSIPQSGDRYQIVVGGGVASMHNTLKQMIESGEGGEAPAAPANNEKSIDDIKAAKRSEGIRGKVAWVDSFFEYLSDSFRPILGILLGASLIIALASVLDALHIVDFRGEKSAGWIFVDSMWHAVFYFLPIMVAYNASKKLNVDPWLGAAIMGALMTPEFHKLSTLASTTSVKDATLGTVDHVAHIFGLPMQLNDYSGNVFVPLIMVAVLALVYRFLKKIIPDNLHMVFVPFLSLIIMVPLTAFLIGPLGVWIGTYLGTGLAWLNTNAPFVFAILIPLLYPFLVPLGLHWPLNALMLMNIQTLGYDFIQGPMGVWNFACFGATAGVLLIALREKNAVMRQTASGALAAGLFGGISEPSLYGIHLRFKKVYSRMLPGCLAGGLVIAILGAPYGGVKTTAFAFTSLLTIPVFNPMWVYAIAIAVAFAVPMLLIFFFDYRTAEEKVAENKK comes from the coding sequence ATGTCGAATGGCAATAAAGTTGCAGCAGAAGGAATTCTGAAAGGTATTGGTGGGGCAAGTAACATTAAGTTCTTGTCGTGCTGTGCTACACGTTTACGTTTTGAATTAAATGATTCATCTATTGTTGATAAAGCAGCATTAGATGCCATCCCTGAAGTTATGGGTAGCATTCCACAAAGTGGTGATCGTTACCAAATCGTTGTGGGTGGCGGTGTTGCATCTATGCATAACACGCTAAAGCAAATGATTGAATCAGGTGAAGGCGGTGAAGCACCAGCAGCACCTGCCAATAATGAAAAATCTATTGATGATATTAAAGCTGCTAAGCGCTCAGAAGGTATTCGTGGCAAAGTGGCATGGGTTGATAGCTTTTTTGAATACCTTTCAGATTCATTCCGCCCAATTTTAGGTATTTTACTAGGTGCATCACTGATCATCGCATTGGCTTCAGTGCTAGATGCGCTTCATATCGTTGATTTCCGTGGTGAAAAGTCAGCGGGTTGGATTTTCGTTGATTCAATGTGGCATGCGGTTTTCTACTTCTTGCCAATCATGGTTGCTTATAACGCATCGAAGAAACTGAATGTGGATCCGTGGCTAGGTGCTGCGATCATGGGTGCATTAATGACACCTGAGTTCCACAAGCTATCAACATTAGCGTCAACGACATCAGTAAAAGATGCAACATTAGGTACTGTTGACCATGTTGCGCATATCTTTGGCTTACCAATGCAGCTAAATGATTACTCTGGTAACGTATTCGTACCTTTGATCATGGTGGCTGTGTTAGCGCTTGTTTACCGTTTCTTAAAGAAAATCATTCCTGATAATCTACACATGGTATTCGTACCATTCTTGTCGTTAATTATCATGGTACCGCTAACTGCGTTCTTGATTGGTCCTCTAGGTGTTTGGATTGGTACTTACCTAGGTACAGGTCTAGCATGGTTGAATACTAACGCACCATTCGTGTTTGCGATTCTGATCCCATTACTATACCCATTCCTAGTACCACTAGGTCTACACTGGCCGCTAAATGCCCTAATGCTAATGAATATTCAGACATTAGGTTATGACTTCATTCAAGGTCCTATGGGTGTTTGGAACTTTGCATGTTTCGGTGCAACAGCAGGTGTATTACTGATTGCACTACGTGAGAAGAATGCAGTAATGCGTCAAACAGCATCAGGTGCACTAGCGGCTGGTCTATTCGGTGGTATCTCTGAGCCATCACTATACGGTATCCACCTACGCTTTAAGAAAGTGTACTCTCGTATGCTTCCAGGCTGTCTAGCGGGTGGTCTTGTGATTGCTATTCTTGGTGCACCATACGGTGGTGTGAAGACAACTGCGTTTGCATTTACTTCACTGCTAACCATCCCTGTATTTAACCCTATGTGGGTATACGCAATTGCGATTGCAGTGGCGTTTGCAGTACCTATGCTACTTATCTTCTTCTTCGACTACCGTACGGCAGAAGAAAAAGTGGCTGAAAACAAAAAATAA
- a CDS encoding RDD family protein, translated as MIDMAIVQMFAMIAKDIFLGVIGYITNGTGVTLSLNDTMALPVLLLLIIGIMALFIGVFMGYHWLCYRLLGTSLSRALLSVKVVSSDDELLTKQRYLKREFDKIYLCIATLGLYPLYAGVQYLTFTNPPWHDKKNHTNVVER; from the coding sequence ATGATTGATATGGCTATCGTGCAGATGTTTGCAATGATTGCCAAAGATATCTTCCTTGGTGTGATTGGTTATATCACCAATGGCACAGGGGTCACCTTATCGCTTAACGATACGATGGCGCTACCAGTGTTGTTACTGTTAATTATTGGCATCATGGCGTTATTTATTGGTGTCTTTATGGGTTATCACTGGTTGTGTTACCGTTTACTAGGTACGTCATTATCACGTGCGTTGTTAAGCGTGAAAGTGGTATCTAGTGACGATGAGCTACTCACTAAGCAACGTTACTTAAAACGTGAGTTTGATAAGATTTATCTTTGTATTGCTACACTGGGCTTGTACCCCCTCTACGCTGGTGTGCAATACCTTACGTTTACCAATCCACCTTGGCATGACAAGAAAAATCATACTAATGTGGTAGAGCGTTAA
- a CDS encoding TfoX/Sxy family DNA transformation protein produces the protein MTSLKDDYLNYLNKFGEQEKRSMFGGTGVFIDGAMFAIVTPASMYIRGGEKLDPQLVKLGCSKFKHIKKSKTATVNYYEIRELFEKDPQTCSELVAKSIEFSCKDKAYKQSGANKRLRDLPNMRLTLERMVKKAGVLDVAAFLELGALNVYRKVCEHNGQELDRKLLWIFAGAVEGCHWQLLTDDFKENLLEQYHCVAN, from the coding sequence GTGACATCACTTAAGGACGATTACTTAAACTATTTAAATAAATTCGGAGAACAAGAAAAGCGATCCATGTTTGGTGGTACGGGTGTGTTTATTGATGGGGCAATGTTTGCCATTGTGACCCCAGCGTCTATGTATATCCGTGGCGGCGAAAAATTGGATCCACAATTAGTAAAGTTAGGATGCTCAAAGTTTAAACATATTAAAAAAAGTAAAACTGCAACCGTGAACTACTACGAGATAAGAGAGCTTTTTGAAAAAGATCCACAAACGTGTAGTGAATTGGTTGCTAAATCAATTGAGTTCTCATGTAAGGATAAAGCGTATAAGCAGTCTGGTGCGAATAAGCGTCTACGTGATTTACCGAATATGAGATTGACGTTAGAGCGTATGGTGAAAAAAGCAGGTGTGTTGGATGTTGCTGCTTTTCTGGAGTTAGGTGCGTTAAATGTTTACCGAAAAGTGTGTGAACATAACGGACAAGAGCTCGATCGTAAGCTGTTATGGATTTTTGCTGGTGCGGTAGAAGGTTGTCATTGGCAATTATTAACCGATGATTTTAAAGAAAATCTACTAGAGCAATACCACTGCGTCGCTAATTAA
- the dsdC gene encoding DNA-binding transcriptional regulator DsdC has product MQLSNLSGSVLSGLHCFLIAAEQMSFTRAAEVLFLTQSAVSHKIKNLEEALGVQLFIRQPRKLLLTDEGVRLKQVLAANFGDIAHEIRDLKNVELSGDINISVPPTFAQTWLLPRLKSFIDLYPALRIHLRTRNDLVDFQTESFDCAIYFGKGEYQGLHTCKLMDESMQPVCSHDYAVAHNLYDHPESLMSCLLLHDAAPWARAGRNDEWQLWAEQYGIQLPESECTFDRSDLALQAAECGMGVAMGRQSFIAEKLAQQRLVIPFDMMTSSPFSYYVVCRHNMQNTPKIKAFRDWLFSEINAEYSN; this is encoded by the coding sequence ATGCAACTCTCTAACCTGTCTGGTTCAGTCCTCTCTGGTTTACATTGCTTCCTTATTGCAGCTGAGCAAATGAGCTTCACCCGTGCTGCTGAAGTTTTATTTTTAACACAAAGTGCAGTAAGCCATAAAATCAAAAACCTTGAAGAAGCTCTAGGTGTACAGCTCTTTATTCGTCAGCCTCGTAAGTTGCTCCTGACTGATGAAGGTGTGCGATTAAAGCAAGTGTTAGCGGCTAATTTTGGTGATATTGCCCATGAAATTCGCGACCTAAAAAATGTTGAATTAAGCGGTGATATTAATATTTCTGTTCCTCCCACTTTTGCTCAAACCTGGCTGTTACCACGCTTAAAATCCTTTATCGATCTTTACCCTGCACTACGTATTCATTTACGAACACGAAACGATTTGGTGGATTTTCAAACGGAAAGTTTTGATTGTGCGATTTACTTTGGCAAAGGTGAATATCAAGGATTACATACTTGCAAGTTGATGGATGAATCCATGCAGCCAGTATGTAGTCATGATTATGCAGTAGCGCATAACTTATATGATCATCCCGAAAGCTTAATGAGTTGTTTACTATTACATGATGCAGCACCGTGGGCGAGAGCTGGACGTAATGATGAGTGGCAATTATGGGCAGAGCAATACGGTATTCAATTGCCAGAATCTGAATGTACTTTTGATCGTTCAGATCTTGCGTTGCAAGCGGCAGAGTGTGGAATGGGAGTGGCAATGGGAAGACAATCTTTCATTGCAGAAAAACTTGCCCAACAACGATTAGTAATACCGTTTGATATGATGACCAGCTCACCGTTTAGCTACTATGTTGTGTGTCGACATAACATGCAGAACACGCCAAAAATTAAAGCATTTCGAGACTGGTTATTTAGCGAAATTAATGCTGAATATTCAAATTAA